In Anaerobacillus isosaccharinicus, one genomic interval encodes:
- a CDS encoding FecCD family ABC transporter permease yields the protein MISTSVSENKQLLMPKNFIRVLLLLIVLLGVCVFASLAFGSRAIGWTELMNALFHPDVQSHEAMVVRQRIVRTVFSLMCGAALGVSGALMQSVTRNPIADPSILGVNTGAALFVVCGISFFNISTASQFIWFALAGAIITAIFVFGIGSMGSGGATPLKLVLAGAATSAALSSLVVAIMIPRTNVMDQFRFWQVGSVGVGNWSAISTFVPFLVVGILIAIFTAPGLNALALGDEVAKGLGVRTGTLRLIAAFGGVLLCGAATALSGPIGFIGLLATHVIRLAIGPDLRYVIPMSALTGALILTVSDISGRLIGSPGELEVGIVTAFIGAPILILLTMKAKMRAL from the coding sequence ATGATAAGCACATCCGTTTCAGAAAATAAGCAGTTACTTATGCCGAAAAATTTCATAAGAGTTCTACTACTCCTTATCGTTTTACTCGGTGTATGTGTATTCGCTTCACTTGCTTTTGGATCTCGTGCAATTGGGTGGACGGAACTAATGAATGCTTTGTTCCATCCAGATGTACAGTCTCACGAAGCAATGGTTGTCAGACAAAGGATTGTTAGAACTGTATTTAGTTTAATGTGTGGTGCTGCATTAGGTGTTTCTGGGGCGCTTATGCAATCAGTTACTCGTAATCCTATCGCAGACCCTAGCATATTAGGAGTAAACACAGGAGCCGCATTATTCGTAGTTTGTGGGATTTCCTTTTTTAATATTAGTACTGCTAGTCAATTCATTTGGTTTGCACTAGCGGGAGCAATCATAACTGCCATTTTTGTGTTCGGAATTGGGTCTATGGGGAGCGGCGGTGCCACGCCCCTTAAACTCGTTTTAGCCGGTGCTGCGACAAGTGCAGCATTATCGTCTTTAGTTGTCGCAATTATGATTCCCCGTACAAACGTTATGGATCAATTTAGATTTTGGCAAGTAGGTAGTGTTGGGGTAGGAAATTGGAGTGCAATATCTACATTTGTTCCTTTTCTTGTGGTTGGAATTTTAATAGCAATATTTACTGCACCAGGATTGAATGCGTTAGCATTAGGTGATGAAGTTGCTAAAGGTTTAGGCGTACGAACGGGTACACTTAGACTTATTGCTGCTTTTGGCGGTGTTTTATTGTGTGGTGCAGCAACAGCTTTATCAGGTCCTATTGGGTTTATAGGCTTATTAGCAACCCACGTAATTCGTCTCGCAATTGGACCTGATTTACGTTATGTAATTCCGATGTCAGCTTTAACAGGAGCGCTTATTTTAACGGTGTCAGATATATCTGGTAGGCTTATTGGAAGTCCTGGTGAGCTAGAAGTAGGTATTGTTACAGCGTTTATCGGAGCTCCTATATTAATCTTATTAACTATGAAAGCGAAAATGCGTGCGTTATGA
- a CDS encoding winged helix-turn-helix transcriptional regulator produces MSECKVDTALEAIVGKWKHKILFHMIKQDKIRFNELKRSIPGITQKMLTSQLRELEQHDLITRKVYAQVPPKVEYSLTEHGKSLIPILSMMSVWGEEHVKHVESLYRETDEKA; encoded by the coding sequence TTGTCCGAATGTAAAGTGGATACAGCTTTAGAAGCCATAGTTGGGAAATGGAAGCATAAAATCCTATTTCATATGATTAAACAAGATAAAATTCGTTTTAACGAATTAAAACGATCCATACCAGGGATCACTCAAAAAATGCTTACTTCCCAATTACGCGAACTAGAACAACATGACCTAATTACTCGAAAGGTGTACGCACAAGTTCCACCAAAAGTTGAATATTCTCTAACCGAGCATGGGAAAAGCCTTATTCCAATCTTATCCATGATGAGTGTATGGGGTGAAGAGCATGTTAAACACGTTGAGTCTCTTTATCGGGAAACTGACGAAAAGGCGTAG
- a CDS encoding iron-siderophore ABC transporter substrate-binding protein — translation MNAKRNFSLITTLVIAILMFALVGCSAQQSSSEPTTTEAPKTETANSEEVKSEYPIVIKHAFGESVIEEKPERIVTISWANQDVVLALNVVPVGFSAANYGVQDDSGMLPWTAEKLKELGVEQPNLFQDTDGLDFEAIADAAPDVILAAYSGMTQEDYDTLSQIAPVVAYETGPWVTSWRDQIKLNSKGMGMEKEGLQLLADTEKFIEEKASEHPEIKGKKAAFGMFIVSDLSKFYIYTQKDPRGEFLGELGMAFPESLNSQITDQSSFYIELSAENADALNDADIIISYGDENTLKTLQSDPILGKVPAIERGSVVIVGDNTPLAAAGTPSPLSIKYSLDEYLNLISEAASKLK, via the coding sequence ATGAATGCAAAACGAAATTTTTCATTAATCACAACTTTAGTAATTGCAATCCTTATGTTTGCACTGGTTGGTTGTTCAGCTCAGCAATCAAGTTCTGAGCCAACTACGACCGAGGCTCCGAAGACAGAAACAGCTAATTCAGAAGAGGTAAAATCTGAATATCCAATCGTAATCAAGCACGCATTTGGCGAATCAGTAATTGAAGAGAAACCTGAGCGCATAGTTACAATTTCATGGGCAAACCAAGACGTTGTTCTTGCTCTTAACGTTGTACCTGTAGGGTTCTCAGCTGCAAACTACGGAGTGCAAGATGATAGCGGAATGTTACCTTGGACTGCAGAGAAATTAAAAGAATTAGGCGTAGAACAACCAAATCTTTTTCAAGATACTGACGGTTTAGATTTTGAAGCAATTGCAGATGCTGCTCCAGACGTTATTCTTGCAGCATATTCAGGAATGACACAAGAAGATTATGATACGTTAAGTCAAATTGCACCAGTGGTAGCATATGAAACTGGTCCTTGGGTAACTTCATGGAGAGACCAAATTAAATTAAACTCTAAAGGTATGGGAATGGAAAAAGAAGGTTTACAACTTCTTGCTGATACAGAGAAATTTATCGAAGAAAAAGCAAGTGAACACCCTGAAATTAAAGGTAAAAAAGCAGCATTTGGTATGTTTATAGTATCGGATCTGTCTAAATTTTATATTTATACACAAAAAGATCCTCGTGGAGAGTTCCTAGGTGAGTTAGGTATGGCATTCCCTGAAAGTCTAAATAGTCAAATCACAGATCAAAGTAGCTTTTATATTGAATTAAGTGCTGAAAATGCAGATGCGTTAAATGATGCTGATATTATTATTTCATATGGAGATGAAAATACATTAAAAACGCTACAATCTGATCCAATTCTTGGAAAAGTTCCGGCGATTGAAAGAGGATCTGTAGTTATTGTTGGAGATAATACGCCACTAGCTGCAGCTGGTACTCCTAGTCCACTTTCAATTAAGTATTCACTTGATGAATATTTAAACTTAATCTCAGAAGCTGCAAGCAAGTTAAAGTAA
- a CDS encoding helix-turn-helix domain-containing protein: MPDFKSRFKRLRKESKLTQQEVGDKVGVSKVAVSGYENGIRSPETETLKKIATVFNVSIDYLVGYSNSPSHVEDENSDAYYLISDIGLLQGKYKLIIENEIVDEVLLKEALDFIRAKRIMKNMS, encoded by the coding sequence ATGCCGGACTTTAAATCGAGGTTTAAACGTTTAAGAAAAGAAAGTAAATTAACGCAGCAAGAAGTAGGAGATAAAGTTGGGGTTTCAAAGGTCGCTGTCTCAGGTTACGAAAACGGTATTCGATCTCCAGAAACTGAGACATTGAAAAAAATTGCTACCGTGTTTAACGTTTCAATTGATTATTTAGTTGGGTATTCGAATAGCCCTAGCCATGTCGAAGATGAAAATTCCGATGCTTATTACCTGATTTCTGATATAGGACTACTACAAGGAAAGTACAAACTTATTATTGAGAATGAAATAGTAGATGAGGTTTTACTAAAAGAAGCATTAGATTTTATTAGAGCAAAAAGAATTATGAAGAATATGTCTTGA
- a CDS encoding FecCD family ABC transporter permease → MINESMNYIIEGRLKRRRRFIFMTSMLVLIAFALSCTMLMLGNTIYHAWDVVRVLLGEDVKGASFAVGTLRLPRMLAGVFSGFAFGVGGYIFQTMLRNPLANPNVIGITAGSSAAAVFCIIVLQASNIVVSIASIFGGLVTVFIIFLLSKGTSFSIGRLILIGIGIQAMLNAVISYLLLIGKTHDIPAAMRWLSGSLNGAKMENLYPLIITVVILAPIIIALGKRLDMLELGEQAATSLGIDTNKTRIVLVICSVLIIALATATTGPIAFVAFLAGPIAKRLVGVGFSSIIPAGLVGIILVLASDLIGQFAFVARYPVGVITGILGAPYLIYLLIRFNRKGDL, encoded by the coding sequence ATGATAAATGAATCTATGAATTATATTATAGAAGGTAGACTAAAGAGACGTCGGCGTTTTATTTTTATGACTTCAATGCTTGTACTTATTGCGTTTGCTTTAAGTTGCACGATGCTTATGCTTGGAAACACGATTTATCATGCTTGGGACGTTGTTCGTGTTTTACTAGGCGAAGATGTAAAAGGAGCTTCTTTTGCTGTAGGAACACTCCGTTTACCAAGGATGCTTGCTGGTGTATTTTCAGGATTTGCTTTTGGTGTTGGCGGCTATATTTTTCAGACAATGTTACGTAATCCGCTAGCAAACCCAAATGTCATTGGAATAACAGCTGGTTCAAGTGCTGCAGCTGTTTTTTGTATCATTGTTCTTCAAGCGAGTAATATAGTAGTTTCGATTGCTTCAATTTTTGGCGGGCTTGTTACAGTATTCATTATTTTCCTACTATCAAAAGGAACGTCTTTTTCAATAGGTAGATTAATTTTAATAGGAATTGGAATTCAAGCGATGTTGAACGCTGTTATTTCCTATTTATTACTTATCGGTAAGACTCATGATATTCCAGCCGCAATGAGATGGCTTAGTGGTAGTTTAAATGGGGCTAAAATGGAAAACCTTTATCCACTTATCATTACTGTGGTTATTCTTGCACCGATTATTATCGCGCTTGGAAAACGATTAGACATGTTAGAACTTGGAGAGCAAGCAGCGACGTCACTTGGAATTGATACGAATAAAACTAGAATTGTACTTGTTATTTGTTCTGTCCTTATTATTGCGTTAGCTACTGCTACAACAGGACCAATCGCATTTGTCGCTTTTCTTGCTGGACCAATTGCAAAAAGATTAGTTGGTGTTGGATTTTCAAGTATTATTCCAGCAGGTCTTGTTGGGATCATTTTAGTTTTAGCATCAGATCTTATTGGACAATTTGCATTCGTTGCTAGATACCCTGTAGGTGTAATCACAGGTATTCTTGGAGCGCCTTACTTGATCTATTTGCTAATTCGATTCAATCGGAAGGGAGATTTATAA
- the cyoE gene encoding heme o synthase has product MNKQDILSSQKVGETSRLYINNNNASTLITDLKSLLKLPVLIANVLPVFTGFWLALYFSNASFNDYLGMFLLTIIGSTLVMAGALVLNNWYDVDIDSIMARTKKRPTVTGNIPLKVVLIIGIILTLLGFILLLFTTVEATIYAFIGWFTYVFLYTMWSKRKYTLNTVIGSVSGAVTPLIGWTAIASGFHIVPIILFSILFIWQMPHTFAIAMRKCEEYRAAGVAMLPVVHGFKMTKRQMLVYVACLLPLPIYLLELGTTFFVIATLLNLIWLGICINGLFMRDDEKYAYINFLYSVNYITILFLLMILVTSPVSQ; this is encoded by the coding sequence ATGAATAAACAAGACATACTTTCCTCGCAGAAAGTTGGTGAGACATCACGTTTATATATCAATAATAATAATGCATCGACTCTAATTACTGACTTAAAGTCGTTACTAAAACTCCCTGTTTTAATTGCCAATGTTCTACCGGTATTTACGGGTTTTTGGTTAGCATTGTATTTTTCAAATGCCTCCTTTAATGACTACTTAGGTATGTTTTTGTTAACAATCATTGGAAGCACATTGGTTATGGCTGGTGCCCTTGTTCTTAATAACTGGTACGATGTCGATATTGACTCAATCATGGCTAGAACAAAAAAACGCCCAACGGTAACAGGAAATATCCCTCTAAAAGTTGTATTAATAATAGGAATTATTCTTACTCTTCTCGGATTTATTCTATTACTTTTCACGACGGTTGAAGCAACCATCTATGCATTTATCGGGTGGTTTACTTATGTTTTTTTATATACGATGTGGTCAAAACGTAAGTATACTTTAAATACCGTGATAGGAAGTGTTTCAGGTGCGGTTACGCCATTAATCGGCTGGACAGCCATAGCATCTGGATTTCATATTGTTCCTATTATATTATTTTCAATCTTATTTATTTGGCAAATGCCACATACATTTGCCATAGCCATGAGAAAATGTGAAGAATATAGAGCAGCAGGTGTTGCGATGCTTCCTGTTGTTCACGGATTTAAAATGACAAAAAGGCAGATGCTCGTTTATGTTGCATGCTTATTACCGTTACCAATTTATTTGCTTGAGCTCGGTACAACCTTCTTTGTTATTGCAACATTACTTAATCTGATCTGGCTAGGAATATGTATTAATGGCTTATTTATGAGAGACGATGAAAAATATGCTTATATTAACTTTCTTTACTCAGTCAATTATATTACCATTTTATTTCTCCTGATGATATTGGTGACATCGCCAGTATCCCAGTAA
- a CDS encoding helix-turn-helix domain-containing protein, with protein sequence MIITSYQQSKSTFLENLSFNKIECENYTIYTNKSRPELGYLINYSREGCYDLLIADYTIPEDFSMKFDNPELLMRFGVVYEGVTQFKVENNPVYSFTPSSFFVLEKDLRVTTTWEKGQHFHGTEITIFENYFNEILKPNFPNVLDIQSLIKNYTYTYLPLDIIEIIGQLQSLNHENALTNIYLESKILECIAILINEVTKSKENAFTNQIDYGNIHIGTNRITKLTFSDIQAVKKAHDILQKNYDNPPTIKALSKMVFLNEQKLKAGFSKLYHTSIGEYINKLRMSVAANLLSTTDLSIEEIAHKIGYNYSANFSKMFRKTYGKTPLKFRKTK encoded by the coding sequence ATGATCATAACGTCTTACCAACAATCTAAATCTACATTTTTAGAAAATTTATCTTTTAATAAAATTGAATGTGAAAATTATACTATATACACAAATAAATCAAGACCTGAGCTTGGGTACCTTATTAACTATTCAAGAGAAGGTTGTTACGATCTACTTATTGCAGACTATACAATACCTGAGGATTTTTCGATGAAATTTGATAATCCGGAGCTATTAATGCGGTTTGGTGTAGTCTATGAAGGTGTAACGCAGTTTAAGGTGGAAAACAATCCTGTCTACTCTTTTACTCCCTCATCATTTTTTGTTCTTGAAAAAGATCTAAGAGTGACAACAACGTGGGAAAAAGGCCAACATTTTCACGGAACTGAAATAACTATATTTGAAAACTATTTTAATGAAATTTTAAAACCTAATTTTCCAAATGTCCTTGATATTCAATCATTAATTAAAAACTATACTTATACGTATCTACCCTTGGATATTATTGAAATTATAGGACAATTACAAAGTTTAAATCACGAAAATGCGCTAACTAACATCTATTTAGAAAGTAAAATTTTAGAGTGTATTGCTATATTAATAAATGAAGTTACTAAATCTAAAGAAAATGCTTTTACAAATCAAATTGACTATGGAAATATTCATATTGGCACCAACAGAATAACGAAACTAACCTTTTCGGATATTCAAGCGGTTAAAAAAGCACATGATATTTTACAAAAAAATTATGATAACCCTCCCACTATTAAAGCCTTAAGTAAGATGGTATTTTTGAATGAACAAAAGTTAAAGGCAGGATTTTCGAAGCTTTATCACACATCCATCGGAGAATACATAAATAAACTAAGAATGTCTGTTGCTGCAAATCTTTTATCTACTACCGATTTAAGTATTGAAGAAATTGCTCATAAAATTGGTTATAACTATTCCGCAAACTTTTCTAAAATGTTTAGAAAGACTTACGGAAAAACTCCCTTAAAGTTTAGAAAAACAAAATAA
- a CDS encoding DoxX family protein, producing the protein MSNRNEVGTLLLRVVLGIVFLAHGAAKFQGGIENIAGWFDSIGLPGGFAYIVATIELVGGIALILGIGTRVVSALIGLIMAGAILKVKLAAGFFDGYAYDLVLLTVALYLVLNGSKLFALDHLFLKNEGNKQSVKPV; encoded by the coding sequence ATGTCAAACAGAAATGAAGTTGGAACATTATTATTAAGAGTTGTATTAGGAATTGTATTTTTAGCACATGGGGCAGCGAAATTCCAAGGTGGTATCGAAAATATTGCAGGTTGGTTTGATAGTATTGGTTTACCAGGAGGGTTCGCATATATTGTAGCAACTATTGAATTAGTTGGAGGTATTGCTTTGATCCTAGGTATTGGTACACGAGTTGTTTCTGCATTGATTGGACTTATTATGGCAGGAGCTATTTTAAAAGTCAAATTAGCAGCTGGATTTTTCGATGGATATGCTTACGATCTAGTGTTGCTTACTGTAGCTTTATACCTTGTGTTAAATGGTAGTAAGTTATTTGCTCTTGATCATCTGTTCTTAAAGAATGAAGGAAACAAGCAGTCAGTAAAACCCGTCTAA
- a CDS encoding tyrosine-type recombinase/integrase — protein sequence MSSRRPKFNHLISESLLNAYRLQANLLVRHFQDINPQSVTTQGIKDYLALSSEGLKPSSLAHRVRFIRSFFRWLHEEGHITTNPAAKIKEPKVGKRIPKFLTEREIEHLREGCHTAMEKALFEFMFSTGCRIGEIVSLDKNCINVGNRSAIVRGKGDKEREVYFNIRCDIWLKRYLQERTDQDPAIFVTERNPHRMSIAQMRYVIKRISSRAGIDKTIHPHQLRHSYATHLLNNGAPLDVIQSLLGHERSETTRIYAQLSGKLRQEFYRKYF from the coding sequence ATAAGCTCCAGGAGACCTAAATTTAATCATTTAATTTCCGAGTCTCTATTAAATGCCTACCGACTGCAAGCAAATCTCTTAGTCCGTCACTTCCAAGATATTAACCCTCAATCTGTCACAACCCAAGGTATTAAAGATTACTTAGCTTTATCAAGCGAAGGATTAAAACCATCGAGTCTTGCTCATCGTGTTCGTTTTATCCGATCATTTTTCCGTTGGTTACACGAGGAAGGTCATATAACCACTAATCCTGCTGCCAAAATCAAGGAACCAAAAGTAGGAAAACGAATCCCAAAGTTCTTAACAGAACGTGAAATTGAACATTTAAGGGAAGGTTGCCATACCGCAATGGAGAAAGCCTTGTTTGAGTTTATGTTTTCGACGGGATGTAGAATTGGTGAGATTGTTTCATTAGATAAGAATTGTATTAATGTCGGGAACCGTTCAGCAATTGTAAGAGGGAAAGGAGATAAAGAGCGTGAAGTGTATTTTAATATCAGATGTGATATTTGGTTGAAGCGTTACCTACAAGAGCGAACAGATCAAGACCCAGCTATTTTTGTGACGGAGCGAAATCCACACCGAATGAGCATAGCCCAGATGAGGTATGTTATCAAGCGCATTTCGAGTCGGGCTGGTATCGACAAAACCATACACCCTCACCAATTGCGCCATAGTTATGCAACTCATTTGCTTAATAACGGAGCTCCTCTTGATGTTATACAGAGTTTACTTGGGCATGAAAGAAGTGAAACTACTCGTATCTATGCTCAGTTGAGTGGAAAATTGAGACAAGAATTTTATAGAAAGTACTTTTAA